The Sporosarcina ureae genomic sequence ATGTTTGTACTAACGGAATATCCAATCGCTACATTGATTATTGCGACTGGATTGGCTATAATTTTCCTAACGTTCGTGTCAGGAAAAACGTTCATTAAGAAAGGTTTTGCACCATTTCTCTACATATCGATGGCTTTTCTTTTATTGATGATGTCATTGAAGATTTGGACTACATTTTTCGATGGGGACACGACATTATTAATCGGACTCCTCGTGTTGAATTGCGGTTTGTGGTTATTTACTGGAAGAGTATTAAAGTTACTATACTTCACTATTTCAGGCTCACTAGGTCTATTGACAGTAGTCGCATTTTTAATATTATCTATATAACCGGACGGAATGTGTTGCTACATTCCGTCCGTTTTCTATATACTGTCATGTAAGGGCTTACAAATTCATTGGAAATAGATTCGTATAAGTGCAGAGAGGATGTTCATGATGAACTTCGATTTAACTCAAGAACAGCATATGGTGAAAAAACTAATGAGAGATTTTGCGAATGAGGAAGTAGCGCCAGGTGCAGTAGATCGTGATCGCTCAGGAAAGTTCCCAGTGGAGATTTTTAAAAAGCTCTCAGAAATGGGCATGATGGGCTTACCATTTCCCGAGAAATATGGTGGAGGTGGAGCAGACACGATCACATTTGCAATTGTTACGGAAGAATTAAGCCGTGCATGTGCCTCAACGGGCATTACGTATTCCGCTCATATTTCACTAGGTGGTGCACCTCTAAACTTATTTGGAACGGAAAAGCAAAAACAGAAGTACTTAACGCCAATCTGTGCCGGCGAATCATTGGGTGCTTTCGGTTTGACAGAGCCAAATGCTGGATCTGACGCTGGCGGAACAGAGACGTCTGCTGTGCTTTCTGACGGTCAGTATACGATCAACGGCACAAAGGTCTATATTACCAATGCAAGCTACGCTAAACATCTAGCATTGACTGCTGTGACGGGGCGTGCAGAGGGTAAGAAAGAGATTAGCGCAATCGTCGTACCGACCGATTCAAAAGGCTTCAAAATTATGGATAACTATGAAAAGATGGGCTTGCATGCTTCCAATACAACAGAATTATTGCTTGAAGATGTAGTAGTTCCGGAAGAGAATCTACTTGGCGAGAG encodes the following:
- a CDS encoding acyl-CoA dehydrogenase family protein, with the translated sequence MNFDLTQEQHMVKKLMRDFANEEVAPGAVDRDRSGKFPVEIFKKLSEMGMMGLPFPEKYGGGGADTITFAIVTEELSRACASTGITYSAHISLGGAPLNLFGTEKQKQKYLTPICAGESLGAFGLTEPNAGSDAGGTETSAVLSDGQYTINGTKVYITNASYAKHLALTAVTGRAEGKKEISAIVVPTDSKGFKIMDNYEKMGLHASNTTELLLEDVVVPEENLLGESGKGFQQFLVTLDGGRIGIGAMAVGIAQAAYERALKYSKERKQFGKTLSSFQITQFKLADMAMKIELARTMVYKAAWLKDQGRKFTKEASMCKLYASEIAMEVANEAIQIHGGYGYMREYEVERYLRDAKLLEIGEGTSEVQRMVIARQLGC